Proteins found in one Camelus bactrianus isolate YW-2024 breed Bactrian camel chromosome X, ASM4877302v1, whole genome shotgun sequence genomic segment:
- the LOC105061974 gene encoding NACHT, LRR and PYD domains-containing protein 12-like isoform X1, translating to MNSQKKRKDMGPACTWSLLSKHKAASSSLASFSWKELTGYREVFRKHLKEKYQKIGVDKCYLHGKHIKSRLLVVKEHCISEKPACGIPQQDNFIEMEHVFDPEEDGSSSPKTVVLQGCAGIGKTAVVHKFMFDWAAGIVTPGRFDYLIYVNCREISHIAKLSAADLIAKTFQDINGPILDVIPVYPEKLLFILDGFPELQYPVCDQEEDLSANLQEKKPVETLLRSFVRKKLFPESSLLITARPTTMKKLHSLLKQPIQAEILWFTDAEKKAYFLSQFSGANAAMRVFYGLRENEGLDIMSALPIISWMICRVLQSQGDGDRTLMRSLKTMTDVYLFYFSKCLKTLTGISVWKGQSCLWGLCSLAAEGLQNQQVLFQVSDLRRHGIGVYDTNCTFLNHFLKKVESGVSVYTFLHFSFQEFLSAVFYALKNDSSWMFFDQVGKTWQEIFQQYGKGFSSLTIQFLFGLLHKGKGKTVETTFGRKVSPGLREELLKWTEKEIKDKSSRLQTEPMDLFRCLYEIQEEEYAKRIIAELESIILLQPTYTKMDILAMSFCVKSSHSHLSVSLKCQHLLGFEEEDRASAFMPPTLTLNQPFQLRNLPVSPLHLLCQALRNPYCKIKDLKLIFCHLTASCGRDLSLVFETNQYLTDLEFVKNTLEDSGMKLLCEGLKQPNCILQTLRLYRCLISSASCGALAAVLSTNQWLTELEFSETKLEASALKLLCDGLKDPNCKLQKLKLCASFLPESSETVCKYLASVLTCNPNLTELDLSENPLGDTGVKYLCEGLRHSNCKMEKLDLSTCYLTGASCVELSSFLQVSQTLKELFVFANALGDTGVQHLCEGLQHANGVIENLVLSECSLSAACCKSLAQVLSSTRSLTKLLLINNKIEDLGLKLLCEGLKQPDCQLKDLALWTCHLTGECCQDLCNALYTNEHLRDLDLSDNALGDEGMQVLCEGLKHPSCKLQTLWLAECYLTDACCGALASVLSRNENLTLLDLSGNDLRDFGVQMLCDALIHPICKLQTFYIDTDHLHEETFRKIEALKMSKPGITW from the exons ATGAAcagtcaaaagaaaagaaaagatatggGACCTGCTTGTACCTGGAGTTTATTGTCTAAACATAAAG CTGCTTCAAGTTCTCTAGCTTCATTTTCATGGAAGGAGCTTACAG GTTACCGGGAAGTATTTAGAAAACATCTAaaggaaaaataccaaaaaatagGAGTTGATAAATGTTATCTCCATGGCAAGCATATAAAGTCACGATTGCTTGTTGTAAAAGAACATTGTATATCAGAAAAGCCAGCATGCGGAATTCCTCAACAAGATAATTTTATTGAGATGGAACATGTATTTGATCCTGAAGAAGATGGCTCCAGCTCACCCAAAACTGTGGTGCTTCAGGGATGTGCTGGGATTGGGAAAACAGCTGTGGTGCATAAGTTTATGTTTGACTGGGCAGCAGGAATAGTTACTCCAGGCAGATTTGACTATCTCATCTATGTAAACTGCAGAGAAATAAGCCATATTGCTAAACTTAGTGCTGCTGACCTGATCGCTAAAACTTTCCAAGATATAAATGGACCAATCCTGGACGTTATTCCTGTATATCCAGAGAAGCTTTTGTTCATTCTTGATGGATTTCCTGAGCTTCAGTACCCTGTATGTGACCAGGAAGAGGATCTTAGTGCCAACCTCCAGGAGAAGAAGCCGGTAGAGACCCTCTTACGTAGTTTCGTGAGGAAAAAACTATTCCCTGAATCCTCCCTCCTGATAACTGCCCGGCCTACAACCATGAAGAAGCTCCACTCTCTGTTAAAACAACCTATCCAGGCAGAGATCTTATGGTTTACAGATGCTgaaaaaaaagcatatttcttAAGTCAGTTTTCAGGTGCTAATGCAGCAATGAGAGTCTTTTATGGTCTGCGAGAAAATGAAGGCCTTGACATTATGTCTGCTCTTCCCATCATCTCCTGGATGATCTGCCGTGTCCTGCAGTCACAGGGAGATGGTGACAGGACTCTTATGAGGTCACTTAAGACCATGACTGATGTATATCTGTTCTACTTTTCCAAGTGCCTCAAAACCCTTACAGGCATCTCAGTGTGGAAGGGACAGAGTTGCCTGTGGGGCCTTTGTTCTTTGGCTGCAGAGGGACTGCAGAACCAGCAGGTCCTATTTCAAGTCAGTGACCTCAGAAGACATGGGATAGGAGTGTATGATACCAACTGCACTTTTCTTAATCACTTTTTGAAAAAAGTTGAAAGTGGTGTCAGTGTCTATACTTTCCTTCACTTCAGTTTCCAAGAGTTCCTTTCCGCTGTGTTCTATGCCCTGAAGAATGACAGCAGCTGGATGTTTTTTGATCAAGTGGGGAAAACGTGGCAAGAAATATTCCAGCAGTATGGAAAAGGGTTTTCATCATTAACAATACAGTTCTTATTTGGTCTCTTAcataaaggaaagggaaagactgTGGAAACTACTTTTGGAAGAAAAGTCTCTCCAGGACTTCGAGAGGAGTTACTGAAGTGgactgagaaagaaataaaggataAATCTTCTAGGTTACAGACTGAGCCAATGGACTTGTTCCGCTGTTTGTATGAGATTCAGGAAGAAGAATATGCAAAAAGGATAATTGCTGAGTTAGAGTCAATTATACTGCTTCAACCTACCTATACAAAAATGGACATTCTGGCTATGTCATTCTGTGTAAAAAGCAGTCACAGTCACCTGTCAGTGTCTCTGAAGTGTCAGCACCTACTTGGATTTGAGGAGGAAGATCGAGCCTCAGCATTCATGCCACCAACCTTAACGCTTAATCA GCCCTTCCAACTGCGCAATTTGCCAGTGTCTCCACTGCACTTGCTCTGCCAAGCACTGCGTAATCCATACTGTAAAATCAAAGACCTAAA ACTGATTTTCTGCCACCTCACGGCTTCTTGTGGCAGAGACCTCTCCTTAGTATTTGAAACCAACCAGTATCTGACAGATTTGGAATTTGTGAAAAATACCCTAGAAGATTCAGGAATGAAGCTTCTGTGTGAAGGATTAAAACAGCCAAACTGTATCTTACAGACATTGAG GTTGTACCGATGCCTTATCTCCTCTGCTTCTTGTGGGGCGCTAGCAGCTGTTCTCAGCACAAATCAGTGGCTCACTGAGCTGGAATTTAGTGAAACAAAACTGGAAGCTTCAGCTTTGAAATTGCTCTGTGATGGTTTAAAAGATCCAAATTGCAAATTACAGAAGCTCAA GTTGTGTGCTAGCTTTCTCCCTGAAAGCTCAGAgactgtttgcaaatatcttgCCTCTGTTCTCACTTGCAATCCAAACCTCACTGAGCTGGACCTGAGTGAAAATCCCCTCGGGGACACAGGGGTGAAGTATCTTTGTGAGGGTCTCAGACATtccaactgtaaaatggagaaactaGA CTTGAGCACATGTTACCTGACAGGTGCTAGCTGTGTGGAGCTCTCTTCTTTCTTGCAAGTGAGTCAGACTTTAAAAGAGCTGTTTGTGTTTGCCAATGCCCTGGGGGACACAGGAGTACAGCATCTCTGTGAAGGCCTGCAGCATGCAAATGGTGTAATCGAGAATCTTGT GCTTTCCGAATGTTCCCTCTCTGCAGCTTGTTGTAAATCCCTCGCCCAAGTCCTGAGCTCTACCCGGAGCCTGACAAAGCTGCTTCTAATTAATAACAAAATCGAAGATTTGGGACTGAAATTGCTGTGTGAAGGATTAAAACAGCCTGACTGTCAGTTAAAGGATCTGGC ACTGTGGACCTGTCACCTGACTGGAGAGTGTTGTCAGGATTTGTGCAATGCACTGTACACAAATGAACACCTGAGAGACCTTGACCTCAGTGACAATGCCTTAGGAGATGAAGGCATGCAGGTGCTATGTGAAGGGCTGAAACACCCTTCCTGTAAACTACAGACCTTGTG GCTAGCAGAATGTTACCTCACAGATGCGTGCTGTGGAGCCCTCGCCTCTGTCCTCAGCAGAAATGAGAACCTAACATTGCTAGACTTAAGTGGAAATGACCTCAGGGATTTTGGAGTGCAAATGCTGTGTGATGCACTGATTCATCCAATATGTAAACTACAAACGTTCTA caTTGACACGGATCATTTACATGaagaaacattcagaaaaataGAAGCTTTAAAAATGAGCAAGCCTGGAATCACCTGGTAG
- the LOC105061974 gene encoding NACHT, LRR and PYD domains-containing protein 12-like isoform X2, whose product MNSQKKRKDMGPACTWSLLSKHKAASSSLASFSWKELTGYREVFRKHLKEKYQKIGVDKCYLHGKHIKSRLLVVKEHCISEKPACGIPQQDNFIEMEHVFDPEEDGSSSPKTVVLQGCAGIGKTAVVHKFMFDWAAGIVTPGRFDYLIYVNCREISHIAKLSAADLIAKTFQDINGPILDVIPVYPEKLLFILDGFPELQYPVCDQEEDLSANLQEKKPVETLLRSFVRKKLFPESSLLITARPTTMKKLHSLLKQPIQAEILWFTDAEKKAYFLSQFSGANAAMRVFYGLRENEGLDIMSALPIISWMICRVLQSQGDGDRTLMRSLKTMTDVYLFYFSKCLKTLTGISVWKGQSCLWGLCSLAAEGLQNQQVLFQVSDLRRHGIGVYDTNCTFLNHFLKKVESGVSVYTFLHFSFQEFLSAVFYALKNDSSWMFFDQVGKTWQEIFQQYGKGFSSLTIQFLFGLLHKGKGKTVETTFGRKVSPGLREELLKWTEKEIKDKSSRLQTEPMDLFRCLYEIQEEEYAKRIIAELESIILLQPTYTKMDILAMSFCVKSSHSHLSVSLKCQHLLGFEEEDRASAFMPPTLTLNQPFQLRNLPVSPLHLLCQALRNPYCKIKDLKLIFCHLTASCGRDLSLVFETNQYLTDLEFVKNTLEDSGMKLLCEGLKQPNCILQTLRLYRCLISSASCGALAAVLSTNQWLTELEFSETKLEASALKLLCDGLKDPNCKLQKLKLCASFLPESSETVCKYLASVLTCNPNLTELDLSENPLGDTGVKYLCEGLRHSNCKMEKLELSECSLSAACCKSLAQVLSSTRSLTKLLLINNKIEDLGLKLLCEGLKQPDCQLKDLALWTCHLTGECCQDLCNALYTNEHLRDLDLSDNALGDEGMQVLCEGLKHPSCKLQTLWLAECYLTDACCGALASVLSRNENLTLLDLSGNDLRDFGVQMLCDALIHPICKLQTFYIDTDHLHEETFRKIEALKMSKPGITW is encoded by the exons ATGAAcagtcaaaagaaaagaaaagatatggGACCTGCTTGTACCTGGAGTTTATTGTCTAAACATAAAG CTGCTTCAAGTTCTCTAGCTTCATTTTCATGGAAGGAGCTTACAG GTTACCGGGAAGTATTTAGAAAACATCTAaaggaaaaataccaaaaaatagGAGTTGATAAATGTTATCTCCATGGCAAGCATATAAAGTCACGATTGCTTGTTGTAAAAGAACATTGTATATCAGAAAAGCCAGCATGCGGAATTCCTCAACAAGATAATTTTATTGAGATGGAACATGTATTTGATCCTGAAGAAGATGGCTCCAGCTCACCCAAAACTGTGGTGCTTCAGGGATGTGCTGGGATTGGGAAAACAGCTGTGGTGCATAAGTTTATGTTTGACTGGGCAGCAGGAATAGTTACTCCAGGCAGATTTGACTATCTCATCTATGTAAACTGCAGAGAAATAAGCCATATTGCTAAACTTAGTGCTGCTGACCTGATCGCTAAAACTTTCCAAGATATAAATGGACCAATCCTGGACGTTATTCCTGTATATCCAGAGAAGCTTTTGTTCATTCTTGATGGATTTCCTGAGCTTCAGTACCCTGTATGTGACCAGGAAGAGGATCTTAGTGCCAACCTCCAGGAGAAGAAGCCGGTAGAGACCCTCTTACGTAGTTTCGTGAGGAAAAAACTATTCCCTGAATCCTCCCTCCTGATAACTGCCCGGCCTACAACCATGAAGAAGCTCCACTCTCTGTTAAAACAACCTATCCAGGCAGAGATCTTATGGTTTACAGATGCTgaaaaaaaagcatatttcttAAGTCAGTTTTCAGGTGCTAATGCAGCAATGAGAGTCTTTTATGGTCTGCGAGAAAATGAAGGCCTTGACATTATGTCTGCTCTTCCCATCATCTCCTGGATGATCTGCCGTGTCCTGCAGTCACAGGGAGATGGTGACAGGACTCTTATGAGGTCACTTAAGACCATGACTGATGTATATCTGTTCTACTTTTCCAAGTGCCTCAAAACCCTTACAGGCATCTCAGTGTGGAAGGGACAGAGTTGCCTGTGGGGCCTTTGTTCTTTGGCTGCAGAGGGACTGCAGAACCAGCAGGTCCTATTTCAAGTCAGTGACCTCAGAAGACATGGGATAGGAGTGTATGATACCAACTGCACTTTTCTTAATCACTTTTTGAAAAAAGTTGAAAGTGGTGTCAGTGTCTATACTTTCCTTCACTTCAGTTTCCAAGAGTTCCTTTCCGCTGTGTTCTATGCCCTGAAGAATGACAGCAGCTGGATGTTTTTTGATCAAGTGGGGAAAACGTGGCAAGAAATATTCCAGCAGTATGGAAAAGGGTTTTCATCATTAACAATACAGTTCTTATTTGGTCTCTTAcataaaggaaagggaaagactgTGGAAACTACTTTTGGAAGAAAAGTCTCTCCAGGACTTCGAGAGGAGTTACTGAAGTGgactgagaaagaaataaaggataAATCTTCTAGGTTACAGACTGAGCCAATGGACTTGTTCCGCTGTTTGTATGAGATTCAGGAAGAAGAATATGCAAAAAGGATAATTGCTGAGTTAGAGTCAATTATACTGCTTCAACCTACCTATACAAAAATGGACATTCTGGCTATGTCATTCTGTGTAAAAAGCAGTCACAGTCACCTGTCAGTGTCTCTGAAGTGTCAGCACCTACTTGGATTTGAGGAGGAAGATCGAGCCTCAGCATTCATGCCACCAACCTTAACGCTTAATCA GCCCTTCCAACTGCGCAATTTGCCAGTGTCTCCACTGCACTTGCTCTGCCAAGCACTGCGTAATCCATACTGTAAAATCAAAGACCTAAA ACTGATTTTCTGCCACCTCACGGCTTCTTGTGGCAGAGACCTCTCCTTAGTATTTGAAACCAACCAGTATCTGACAGATTTGGAATTTGTGAAAAATACCCTAGAAGATTCAGGAATGAAGCTTCTGTGTGAAGGATTAAAACAGCCAAACTGTATCTTACAGACATTGAG GTTGTACCGATGCCTTATCTCCTCTGCTTCTTGTGGGGCGCTAGCAGCTGTTCTCAGCACAAATCAGTGGCTCACTGAGCTGGAATTTAGTGAAACAAAACTGGAAGCTTCAGCTTTGAAATTGCTCTGTGATGGTTTAAAAGATCCAAATTGCAAATTACAGAAGCTCAA GTTGTGTGCTAGCTTTCTCCCTGAAAGCTCAGAgactgtttgcaaatatcttgCCTCTGTTCTCACTTGCAATCCAAACCTCACTGAGCTGGACCTGAGTGAAAATCCCCTCGGGGACACAGGGGTGAAGTATCTTTGTGAGGGTCTCAGACATtccaactgtaaaatggagaaactaGA GCTTTCCGAATGTTCCCTCTCTGCAGCTTGTTGTAAATCCCTCGCCCAAGTCCTGAGCTCTACCCGGAGCCTGACAAAGCTGCTTCTAATTAATAACAAAATCGAAGATTTGGGACTGAAATTGCTGTGTGAAGGATTAAAACAGCCTGACTGTCAGTTAAAGGATCTGGC ACTGTGGACCTGTCACCTGACTGGAGAGTGTTGTCAGGATTTGTGCAATGCACTGTACACAAATGAACACCTGAGAGACCTTGACCTCAGTGACAATGCCTTAGGAGATGAAGGCATGCAGGTGCTATGTGAAGGGCTGAAACACCCTTCCTGTAAACTACAGACCTTGTG GCTAGCAGAATGTTACCTCACAGATGCGTGCTGTGGAGCCCTCGCCTCTGTCCTCAGCAGAAATGAGAACCTAACATTGCTAGACTTAAGTGGAAATGACCTCAGGGATTTTGGAGTGCAAATGCTGTGTGATGCACTGATTCATCCAATATGTAAACTACAAACGTTCTA caTTGACACGGATCATTTACATGaagaaacattcagaaaaataGAAGCTTTAAAAATGAGCAAGCCTGGAATCACCTGGTAG
- the TEX13A gene encoding LOW QUALITY PROTEIN: testis-expressed protein 13A (The sequence of the model RefSeq protein was modified relative to this genomic sequence to represent the inferred CDS: deleted 2 bases in 1 codon; substituted 4 bases at 4 genomic stop codons), whose product MALKPEDPSGKFQHGKVVAFINEKMARHAKGPEFYLENTSLSWEEVEAKFRAILEDTDVSSEVKEACAWGSLALGMHFAHRQNQLNECRVQCLHDFARLQKSAAQALASDLKLLTAQREVEREEAASQLRLAQASLAEMRKERDPLRXKLLHAVRLLFLVPAPPPGQVSILPISLQEWVAEGPGLATATGAGTGAGEVEQKAEATATSATASGITGGGGGRQKDAESAEAVEELSGDLLQLLGAVDQKNYTSGGKREGELRSEITAMLYFSGTLKPXSTVSPELLPVQLPASFTYSYSCPLSPFPDTPTLSPPTSSPPAAMFTAGALSQTSPHWGPSDESLWADVGAQGINPXEPXRDRRDSDPYPQRRQPVFRRPGDCDCPWCKAVNFSRRETCFRCGRGIWLQSPQ is encoded by the exons ATGGCCTTGAAACCCGAGGACCCTAGTGGTAAGTTCCAGCATGGCAAGGTGGTGGCCTTCATCAACGAGAAGATGGCCAGGCACGCAAAAGGCCCTGAGTTCTACCTCGAGAATACATCCCTGtcctgggaggaggtggaggccaAGTTCAGGGCCATCCTGGAGGACACTGATGTGTCCAGCGAGGTCAAAGAGGCCTGTGCctggggcagcctggccctgggcaTGCACTTTGCCCACAGGCAGAACCAGTTAAATGAGTGCAGGGTGCAGTGCCTGCATGACTTCGCAAGACTGCAAAAGTCAGCCGCGCAGGCCTTGGCCTCAGACCTGAAGTTGCTCACAGCGCAGCGGGAGGTGGAGCGTGAGGAGGCGGCCTCCCAGCTGCGGCTGGCCCAGGCCAGCCTGGCAGAGATGCGGAAAGAAAGGGACCCACTGAGGTGAAAGCTCCTTCACGCTGTAAGATTGCTCTTTTTggtccctgccccgccccctggaCAGGTCTCAATTCTGCCCATTTCTCTCCAGGAGTGGGTCGCAGAAGGGCCAGGCCTGGCCACTGCTACTGGGGCTGGGACAGGAGCAGGTGAGGTGGAACAGAAGGCGGAGGCCACTGCTACTAGTGCTACTGCTTCCGGCatcacaggaggaggaggaggaagacagaaggaTGCGGAGAGTGCGGAGGCAGTGGAGGAACTGAGTGGAGACCTTTTGCAGCTCCTCGGAGCTGTGGACCAGAAAAATTACACCTCTGgcgggaagagggagggagaactCAGGTCAGAA ATAACAGCTATGTTATATTTCTCTGGGACCCTCAAGCCCTAGTCAACAGTCTCACCAGAACTGCTTCCTGTCCAGCTGCCTGCCTCATTCACATATTCATACTCATGCCCCTTATCCCCCTTTCCAGATACACCCACACTATCTCCACCTACATCATCCCCACCAGCAgcaatgttcacagcaggagCTCTATCTCAGACCTCTCCCCACTGGGGACCCTCTGATGAAAGCTTATGGGCTGATGTGGGGGCCCAGGGAATAAACCCTTAAGAACCCTAAAGAGACAGGAGAGACTCTGATCCCTATCCGCAGAGGAGACAACCAGTGTTTCGCAGGCCTGGAGATTGTGACTGTCCTTGGTGTAAAGCTGTGAATTTTTCACGGAGGGAAACTTGCTTCCGCTGTGGGAGGGGTATCTGGCTGCAGAGCCCTCAGTGA